In Haliscomenobacter hydrossis DSM 1100, the DNA window GTCAACCCCCGGAATCATGATCGACCGGTCGGACAATGCTGAGGCAACTTCGCCACGGGTACGCAAAAGGTCTTTTTTATCGGGATAAACAGTGCTCACGTCGTCGATGTAATCCGTGAAAGCCGCACGGGCACCTAGTTCAAAGTTCAAACTCCAGTCTTTGCTCACGTCAATTTTAAAGCCGCCACCGTATACAAAACTACCACTCACGCCGTAGTATTCTTCTCCTTTGAACTGGCCTTCGGTGCCCAGTTCGCGCAGGTTGTAGCGCGTGCCATCCAACTCTGCCGTGGGATTGAACGAAAAAGCCGAAAATCCGGTGAAAACGTAGGGTGTAAAAAATTCCGAACGACTGCCGTGCACGTACGGCAAAAAGTTGACTTCAATCTGGCCACTCACGTCAAATACCTCGGAGCGAAAACTCAAGTTCCGTGCCCGCTCAAAAGGGTTTTTGGAGCGGGCATCATCCCCACTCACGATGCCATAACCACCGCCCAGCTTGAAACAGATGCGGTTGTTGAAGTTGTAACGTGCAATGACGCCCCCCGCTGGACGTGGTTCGCCCAGGTCGTAGCTGGTATTGAGGTCGCCAAAATAATAGGCGGTACCCAACCAAACTCCGGCTTCCCAACCTTTTTGAGCCCAACTTTGGGTCAAAGAGAAGCTCAATAAAACGAATAAAACTATCCTCAAAAACGGCTTTCCACTCAGAATCATATGATGCACAGGCTTGAATTTTGCATTAGAGTGTGTTTGGGGTTCTACTTCGCAAGCGAAAATGAGCAAAAAATTGCTCCAATGAGGCACAAAAAGCGGAGTTTAGCAGCGCTAAATGAGCATTTTGGGAACGAAGTTGGAGCAAATTTTTGCCATTTGCAGCGCGAAGTAAAATCCCAAACACACTCTAGTGAACGATAAAAGGAAGGGTAAAGGTACGGAGCGGTAGCTTTTTTTTAGGTGTTCGGTAGGGTTTTGGTTTATTTTGCACAGAATAAGTGTCACCTTGTTTGCTTTTCTCTGTATTTTCTTCGTTAGATGCTATTGTGTTATTGTCTAAAAGTCTATTTAGGAAAAGGATTTTATGTAAAATATATTGTTAGATGAAAAACACTCTTCGCTCCTGCAAATGGATGAAAAAATTCAAAAATTTGGTTGATTTGGTACAAGAACGACCTTTTTTCGCAGAATGGTAAAACAATGTGCACCGTGTGAAAAATGTTAATTTTTGTTTTTTTAACATTGCAAATTCGATTAATTGGAAATGTAGCAATATTATTGTGGCGAAAATAAAATTCCTCCTAATCCTAAATCCTTTGTCATGAAATCGAGAGTTTTCAAGTTTTCAAGTTTTACTTTTCTGATATTACTAACGATTAACTCCCTAAATGCTCAGAGTTTTTCGTGTGGAACGGTAGCTTCACCAAATCACGCATTTACAATACCACCATCTTCAGCAACATCGAATCAAAATAATTACAATTTACCAATACACTTCTATATTATTACAAATCAAGGGACACTACCAGGTCTAGCACTAAATCCAAATTACAACCTTGTAAAACACATCCGAGAATCACTCAATTTCGCAAATACGGCCTTTAGTAGTGCAAATATGTCTTTTTACCCATCAGCCTTCACTTTTTATGAATCAAGTGCATTATTTGATGCGGGAGACCAGTTAAACTCGTTGTACAATACGATACATGATAATGATGCAATAAATGTTTATATTGTAAACAGTTATTCTACATTTATAGGGCGTGTGGGGCAAGCTGCTCAGCCCTTGGCAAGCGTACCTATTAACAACGTACTTTCTATAAGAGCTATTTCAGCACCAAACTTAGTTCACGTATTAGCTCATGAGTTAGGCCATTATTTTAATTTGGACCATACTTTTCGAGGCACAGGTGGTTTATCAAATCCAGAATCTGATTGTACCAATCAAGGCGATAAAATATGCGATACGCCACAAGAACCAGATTTCGATATTCAGGTAGACTGCGGTAGTTCCACTTGGATATGTACAAGCGGCTGTTTTTCATGTTCTATTCCTACCTGTACCACTACTCATACCGTGCTGAATCAGTCGAGAACATTTACCCCGGATAAAAAAAATATTATGGGCTATAATGATCAGTGTTTTCCTGATCATTTCTCTTTAAATCAAAAAGAAAAAATGTACAATGAATTGATATATAATACATATAGAGCGTTTCTCATCCAAGGCTCAAATCCTCCATCTGTCCCCTTACCATCAGAAAATGCATATGTTTACCGCACTAATAATTCAGGAACGAGTCCGGTTGTTTCGCAATTTGGAAGTATGCCTATTCAGCTTTCTAAAACAGGTGTCTCCCCGGTAACGAGTACTACGCTATCCACGGGTGGGCCTTATGAAGTGGATAGAGGGATTTTTCTGCCTCAAAATATTACTGCAACGATAGCCCCTACCAGAAACGGAACTGGCTACTTAGTTCCATCATGGGGGCTCAGTTTATCCGATTTGATAAAGATTCAGCAGCATATTTTAGGCACAACGCTCTTGCCTAAACCTTACGCTTGGATTGCTGCAGATGTGACCAACAATGGCTTAATTCAAGATGATGATAAAACTCAAATACAACAAGTCATACTTGGTAACATAAGTTCATTTCCGTCCGTACCTTCTTGGCGTATGGTGCCTGTTTTTGCATTGCAAGATCCTGTGTTTTCTAGCGAATTCAATAGCAACCCCTTTACTGCCATCTGGACAATGAGTAGTGGTATTCAAGTAGGCTATAACTTAGCCCTTATAGGTGGAACCAAAACCTATTTTGATGATCTTGAAATCAATTTGAACAATCCAAACATCAACCAGTCCAGTACATTTTCCTTTCAAGCCATAAAATCTGGTGATGTCAATTTCTCCGCACAAGTAAACTCTGCGAATACGTTTAGAAATGAGGATTTTCAGCCTGATTTGAGAACTACAGAAAAATACAGGTTGCAATCAAGTTTGGAGAATTGTCTTGAAGCAGGTAAATCTTATTCAGTAAGTATTGCTGCTCAGGGTAATAACCTAATCTATGGATACCAATTAGGAATAAAATTCGATCCGAGTCATCTTGAAATTTCTGGAGTAGATAAGGGATCTGTCAACTATTTCAGTTTGGATAATTTTAATTTGAAAAAACTAAAAGAAGGGGAGTTTCGCACAGTATGGCTGGATTTTGAAAAAAATGAAAAAATCCGAGTAAGCGAAAAGAAAGATTTATTCAAAATGATCGTTAATCCCCGAGTAAAAGTCTGCAATTTGGATCAGATCCTAGGATTAAACGACCAAACTTTAGAAAATTTATTCTATGATGAGAATAGTCGATTGATTGATTTGGAATTAACGGCTTCTGCTCAAGAGTTGAAAAAAGACGATATCAACAACGATATCCTCCTAAATGTATTTCCCAATCCTACCTCTGGCGAAATCAACTTTGAAATAAGCGTACAGAGCAAAGCTAAGGTGAATATTTCGCTGCGGGATAGTTTTGGTAAGACTGTTACATTGAACCAGACGGTTAATGCAGGTTCGAATAAAGTAACGCTTACTCATGAACTTCGATCTTTATCGTCAGGAATTATCTACTACACAATACAATTGAGCACTAAAGCTTATTCTGGTACATTTTTCAAAATCTAATACTTATAACCTATAATCGGCC includes these proteins:
- a CDS encoding DUF6089 family protein, which encodes MILSGKPFLRIVLFVLLSFSLTQSWAQKGWEAGVWLGTAYYFGDLNTSYDLGEPRPAGGVIARYNFNNRICFKLGGGYGIVSGDDARSKNPFERARNLSFRSEVFDVSGQIEVNFLPYVHGSRSEFFTPYVFTGFSAFSFNPTAELDGTRYNLRELGTEGQFKGEEYYGVSGSFVYGGGFKIDVSKDWSLNFELGARAAFTDYIDDVSTVYPDKKDLLRTRGEVASALSDRSIMIPGVDSSQLGKEGSQRGNSSNKDNLVFIQIGIVRYFGNLACPKP
- a CDS encoding M43 family zinc metalloprotease, which codes for MKSRVFKFSSFTFLILLTINSLNAQSFSCGTVASPNHAFTIPPSSATSNQNNYNLPIHFYIITNQGTLPGLALNPNYNLVKHIRESLNFANTAFSSANMSFYPSAFTFYESSALFDAGDQLNSLYNTIHDNDAINVYIVNSYSTFIGRVGQAAQPLASVPINNVLSIRAISAPNLVHVLAHELGHYFNLDHTFRGTGGLSNPESDCTNQGDKICDTPQEPDFDIQVDCGSSTWICTSGCFSCSIPTCTTTHTVLNQSRTFTPDKKNIMGYNDQCFPDHFSLNQKEKMYNELIYNTYRAFLIQGSNPPSVPLPSENAYVYRTNNSGTSPVVSQFGSMPIQLSKTGVSPVTSTTLSTGGPYEVDRGIFLPQNITATIAPTRNGTGYLVPSWGLSLSDLIKIQQHILGTTLLPKPYAWIAADVTNNGLIQDDDKTQIQQVILGNISSFPSVPSWRMVPVFALQDPVFSSEFNSNPFTAIWTMSSGIQVGYNLALIGGTKTYFDDLEINLNNPNINQSSTFSFQAIKSGDVNFSAQVNSANTFRNEDFQPDLRTTEKYRLQSSLENCLEAGKSYSVSIAAQGNNLIYGYQLGIKFDPSHLEISGVDKGSVNYFSLDNFNLKKLKEGEFRTVWLDFEKNEKIRVSEKKDLFKMIVNPRVKVCNLDQILGLNDQTLENLFYDENSRLIDLELTASAQELKKDDINNDILLNVFPNPTSGEINFEISVQSKAKVNISLRDSFGKTVTLNQTVNAGSNKVTLTHELRSLSSGIIYYTIQLSTKAYSGTFFKI